A portion of the Oxynema aestuarii AP17 genome contains these proteins:
- a CDS encoding tetratricopeptide repeat-containing sulfotransferase family protein, giving the protein MNLSTPTPTNIEQQTQTLINHYQKATLIKPDSATLYQDIGNLYRSLLDFEQAIVYYLKAIELKPDLFSVYHPLNFLLQFVSWSSEENKNQILTQGIHLLKQNIIHQPNFPFAHVVLGRLYAQQGELEKAKDCYQKASFKQINRSYPDLIQHWNSSTQRQPNFLVIGLFKCGTTSFYSYLIQHPQILPAVTKEIRYFSTDTINDLDYYLSHFPAISHQNYLTGEATPNYFMFPNVAQQIKKWFPNIKLILLLRNPIDRAISGFYMANKFSNQYLNKSLNDIHHLDINLVKKRIADIKEIGELSLYQKIELINQWLDYLRNIWRQNSDINHEIAVHIDHSLYIDYLPEWFRVFPKEQLLILKSEDLFTDPATTMKQAYHFLGLPDHPLTEYRNANRNKYPPISPSLYQQLADFFRPYNQELEDYLHRKFHWD; this is encoded by the coding sequence ATGAATCTTTCTACTCCAACCCCAACAAATATCGAGCAACAGACCCAAACCCTAATCAACCATTATCAAAAAGCTACTCTCATCAAACCCGACTCGGCAACCCTCTATCAAGATATTGGCAATCTTTACCGAAGTTTACTCGATTTTGAACAAGCCATCGTTTATTACCTGAAAGCCATTGAACTCAAACCCGACCTATTTTCAGTCTATCATCCCCTGAACTTCCTGCTACAATTCGTCTCTTGGTCGAGCGAAGAGAACAAAAATCAGATTCTCACCCAAGGCATTCATCTCCTCAAACAGAATATCATCCACCAACCCAATTTTCCCTTTGCTCATGTGGTGTTAGGCAGACTCTACGCCCAACAAGGAGAACTAGAAAAAGCCAAAGACTGCTATCAAAAAGCTAGTTTTAAACAAATTAACCGTTCCTATCCTGACCTCATCCAACATTGGAATTCCTCAACCCAACGCCAGCCCAACTTTCTGGTAATTGGCTTATTTAAGTGTGGTACGACCTCTTTTTATAGCTATCTCATCCAACATCCACAAATTTTACCTGCCGTCACCAAAGAAATTCGTTACTTTTCCACGGATACTATCAACGACTTAGATTATTATCTCTCCCATTTTCCAGCGATATCCCATCAAAACTATCTCACCGGAGAAGCTACCCCAAATTATTTTATGTTTCCCAATGTAGCCCAACAGATAAAAAAATGGTTTCCCAACATTAAGCTTATCCTCTTACTCAGAAACCCGATCGACCGAGCAATTTCTGGCTTTTATATGGCCAATAAATTTAGCAATCAATATTTGAATAAATCCCTCAATGACATTCATCACTTAGACATCAACCTAGTAAAAAAGAGAATTGCTGACATCAAAGAAATAGGGGAACTCTCGCTCTATCAAAAGATTGAATTAATAAATCAGTGGCTTGATTATTTAAGAAATATATGGAGACAAAACTCAGATATCAACCATGAAATCGCCGTTCATATCGATCATAGCCTCTATATTGACTATCTCCCCGAATGGTTTAGGGTTTTCCCTAAAGAGCAACTTTTAATCCTCAAAAGCGAAGACTTATTTACTGACCCAGCAACCACCATGAAACAAGCCTATCATTTCCTCGGTCTTCCTGACCATCCCCTGACCGAGTATCGTAACGCCAACCGCAACAAATATCCTCCCATTTCCCCTAGCTTATATCAACAACTTGCCGACTTTTTCCGACCCTATAACCAAGAATTGGAAGACTATTTACACAGGAAATTTCATTGGGATTAA
- a CDS encoding phytanoyl-CoA dioxygenase family protein: MNEDNVLNIYDQNYAQNYNQRFLLNDLSKIDADFERETIAQLLNEIGDHPRWLDVACGTGYFLSCFPEVERSGLDISPAMLETARQANPKIPLIQGDYRDKRPEWKGKWDLVSCMWLAYGYVESLSELDRVVENFANWTSDRGICFVPFTAPQELATGELHIPYECKNLYNDAGFIRFEAVVWTWVDEEMEKQHRNMLAPQLEYMLALFGRYFEKVEVIEYPLVKGARRKAIVARQKKYKTEQKQTNFTPLKLIRSQEWWLYKIAPLLTIAYAETLLLQLSPTTATLTTLTALLSIASVAAYGYLLNDICDIETDQKANKPNAAAQLQPWQRLLLCLLFLSIGFAAPLLTHLGTIPLALLAANYLLPTLYSVPPLRLKERGIWGILSDAAGAHLVPTLFVAATVLSQTPDPPRNALIFTAVAAAHAFFVGLRGILLHQLWDRANDLNSGITTFVSQRPPETVQRWINRLVFPVEIALLGSIAILLSGSAPLLLVFFIVYLLVIFGQVKFDQVSLNPSPLSPPVKQNIIPHDLYEVWLPLALAILLSSRNPYYLSFVVMTLILFFPSVKNRAIGIVNVIKSVFTLGSRPTPSTTEAPRPTPTNVTPLTPAMQQQLETEGYVVLENFLTPDELEDLRELVSTDPLPENADNLSSYTLFSKSDPVFRQHHSDRLKAIVNPKLTPLLPNHRAAFCTWYRKSPNSAINATPLHQDPSLTDETETLSYGIWCPLMDVTPENGCLSVVKGSHPLNSKPRPFYPFSPFPYDSTLASLIQDRYLTPIPLKAGQAILYDRRLFHGASPNTQDRERVALTCIIALQNTLTHFAYLESAESETLECFAVEDDFYNRYIWGEKPQGDGVTLIKTEPYTYDRLTPELIAEKLDPLHPDRAIPRLKTQLAETQTHLEQSRSQRQQELTASNQQLHQKTTELATLKQDYSQTQAELEHLREQLQTTQTQHQQTQAELERDRTQLQQTQAELERDRTQLQQTQAELEQSQEQLQQTQIQLQISERQQQQMQAILEESQAELSEKTGELNQIKSEQHRDRLAEIIRRRFYTQG; encoded by the coding sequence ATGAATGAGGATAATGTACTTAATATCTATGACCAAAACTACGCCCAAAACTACAATCAACGCTTCTTGCTCAACGACTTATCAAAAATTGATGCTGACTTTGAGCGGGAAACCATCGCCCAACTCCTAAATGAAATCGGCGACCATCCCCGATGGCTTGATGTTGCTTGCGGGACGGGCTACTTTTTAAGCTGCTTTCCAGAGGTGGAGCGATCGGGCTTAGATATTTCTCCGGCAATGTTGGAAACTGCCCGACAAGCTAACCCAAAGATCCCGCTTATTCAAGGTGACTACAGAGATAAGCGACCAGAGTGGAAAGGTAAGTGGGACTTAGTTTCCTGTATGTGGCTGGCTTATGGCTATGTCGAGTCACTTTCAGAACTAGATCGAGTCGTTGAAAATTTTGCGAATTGGACATCAGATCGCGGCATTTGCTTTGTACCCTTCACAGCACCTCAAGAGCTTGCGACAGGTGAATTGCATATTCCTTATGAATGCAAAAACTTATACAACGATGCCGGATTTATTCGTTTTGAAGCAGTTGTTTGGACTTGGGTTGATGAGGAAATGGAGAAACAGCATAGAAATATGCTGGCTCCACAATTGGAGTATATGCTGGCTCTGTTCGGCAGATATTTTGAGAAGGTAGAAGTTATTGAATATCCTCTGGTCAAAGGTGCAAGACGAAAAGCGATTGTTGCTCGTCAGAAGAAATACAAAACTGAGCAAAAACAGACTAACTTCACTCCCTTAAAATTAATTAGGTCGCAAGAATGGTGGCTCTACAAAATCGCGCCCCTCCTCACCATTGCCTACGCTGAAACCCTCCTCCTCCAACTTTCCCCCACAACCGCCACCCTCACCACGCTCACCGCCCTCCTGTCCATAGCCTCCGTTGCCGCCTACGGCTACCTCCTCAACGACATCTGCGACATCGAAACCGACCAAAAAGCCAACAAACCCAACGCCGCCGCCCAACTCCAACCCTGGCAACGCCTCCTCCTCTGCCTCCTCTTCCTGAGCATCGGCTTCGCTGCTCCCCTCCTCACCCACCTCGGCACGATTCCCCTCGCCCTGCTCGCCGCCAACTATCTGCTCCCTACCCTCTACTCCGTCCCCCCCCTACGCCTGAAAGAACGGGGCATCTGGGGCATCCTCAGCGATGCTGCCGGAGCGCACCTCGTCCCCACCCTCTTCGTCGCCGCCACCGTCCTCAGCCAAACCCCCGACCCACCCCGCAACGCCCTCATTTTCACCGCAGTTGCCGCCGCCCATGCCTTTTTCGTCGGGCTGCGCGGCATATTGCTGCACCAACTCTGGGATCGCGCCAATGACCTCAACTCTGGAATCACCACCTTTGTCAGCCAACGCCCACCCGAAACCGTTCAACGGTGGATAAACCGCCTCGTCTTCCCCGTTGAAATTGCCTTACTTGGTAGCATCGCCATCTTACTATCCGGCTCTGCTCCGTTACTGTTGGTTTTCTTTATAGTGTACTTGTTAGTGATTTTCGGGCAAGTTAAATTCGACCAAGTTTCGCTAAATCCTTCTCCTCTATCACCTCCAGTTAAGCAAAATATCATTCCCCACGATCTCTATGAAGTCTGGCTTCCCCTTGCTCTTGCCATTCTTCTCTCTAGCCGTAACCCCTACTATCTCAGCTTCGTGGTAATGACCCTGATTCTGTTTTTCCCATCGGTCAAAAATCGAGCAATTGGAATAGTAAATGTCATAAAATCCGTATTTACACTAGGCTCAAGACCGACTCCATCTACAACTGAAGCACCCCGTCCCACTCCCACCAATGTCACGCCCTTAACCCCAGCAATGCAGCAGCAGCTAGAGACTGAGGGTTATGTGGTGTTGGAAAACTTTTTAACCCCAGATGAACTGGAGGATTTACGCGAACTTGTCAGCACCGATCCTTTGCCAGAAAATGCCGACAACCTCTCAAGCTACACGCTTTTCAGCAAAAGCGATCCTGTATTTCGCCAACACCACAGCGATCGCCTCAAAGCCATTGTCAACCCCAAACTCACGCCCCTCCTACCCAACCATCGCGCCGCCTTCTGCACCTGGTATCGCAAATCTCCCAACTCCGCCATCAACGCCACCCCACTTCACCAAGACCCCTCCTTAACCGACGAAACCGAAACCCTATCCTATGGAATTTGGTGTCCTTTAATGGACGTAACCCCAGAAAACGGCTGTCTCTCCGTCGTCAAAGGCAGCCACCCCCTCAACTCAAAACCCCGTCCCTTTTACCCCTTTTCACCCTTTCCGTATGACTCAACCCTTGCCTCCCTCATCCAAGATCGCTATCTCACCCCCATCCCCCTCAAAGCCGGACAAGCCATCCTCTATGACAGACGGCTCTTTCATGGGGCATCCCCCAACACCCAAGACCGAGAACGAGTCGCACTCACTTGTATAATCGCCTTACAAAATACCTTAACTCACTTCGCCTACCTAGAATCAGCCGAATCTGAAACCCTCGAATGCTTTGCCGTCGAAGATGACTTTTATAACCGCTATATTTGGGGCGAAAAACCCCAGGGTGATGGCGTAACCCTCATCAAAACCGAACCCTACACCTACGATCGCCTCACCCCCGAACTCATCGCCGAAAAACTCGACCCCCTCCACCCCGATCGCGCCATCCCCCGTCTCAAAACCCAACTTGCCGAAACCCAAACCCACCTGGAACAGTCCCGCAGTCAACGGCAACAGGAATTAACCGCATCCAACCAACAACTGCACCAAAAAACCACCGAATTAGCCACCTTAAAACAGGACTATTCCCAGACTCAAGCGGAACTCGAACACCTCCGAGAACAATTGCAAACCACCCAAACCCAACACCAGCAAACCCAAGCCGAGTTAGAGCGCGATCGCACACAATTACAGCAAACCCAAGCGGAATTAGAGCGCGATCGCACACAATTACAGCAAACCCAAGCGGAATTAGAGCAATCTCAAGAACAACTACAGCAAACCCAAATTCAATTACAAATATCTGAACGACAACAGCAGCAAATGCAAGCTATTTTAGAAGAGTCTCAAGCTGAATTGTCCGAAAAAACCGGAGAATTGAATCAGATTAAATCCGAGCAACACCGCGATCGATTAGCGGAGATTATTCGCCGACGATTTTACACCCAAGGTTAG
- a CDS encoding REP-associated tyrosine transposase, translating to MPQYRRARIPNSIIFITCVTYQRQPLFQNPDNIQLLRNALAQTKEERPFTIMAAVILPDHLHFLWKLPEPDCNYSARVGRMKVLFTRAVRGDAEIPQNLSASRRKHRERDVWQRRFWERSLCDQQEINHYLDYIHYNPVKHGLVACPHAWEYSSFSRYVTQGKYSEDWACQCQGCASKIPDFSDIINYVGE from the coding sequence GTGCCTCAATATCGCCGCGCTCGGATTCCTAACAGCATCATTTTTATCACCTGTGTCACCTATCAACGTCAACCCCTCTTTCAAAACCCAGATAATATCCAACTACTTCGCAATGCCCTTGCTCAAACCAAAGAAGAGCGACCATTCACAATTATGGCTGCGGTTATTCTGCCGGATCACCTCCATTTTCTGTGGAAATTGCCAGAGCCGGACTGTAACTATTCTGCTCGTGTGGGGCGCATGAAGGTTTTATTTACCCGTGCTGTCCGGGGTGATGCTGAAATTCCCCAGAATCTCTCGGCTTCCCGTCGCAAGCATCGAGAGCGGGATGTATGGCAGCGTCGGTTTTGGGAGCGCAGTTTGTGTGATCAGCAAGAAATCAATCACTATTTGGATTATATCCATTACAATCCGGTTAAGCATGGTCTGGTGGCTTGCCCCCATGCTTGGGAATATTCGAGTTTTTCTCGTTATGTGACACAGGGGAAATATTCGGAAGATTGGGCGTGTCAATGTCAGGGGTGTGCCAGCAAAATTCCAGATTTTTCCGACATTATCAATTATGTAGGCGAGTAG
- a CDS encoding sulfotransferase domain-containing protein, producing MGNIHHNRTYRNRNLVGDAHPTLVQAVLNHYHKALTFSPQPAKIQERIAALHWTFWDIPQAMEHYLQAQMLNPQAQWHHWRLYFGLQLLAGLESPRLLEFCQRIIDIVEPNTHHSANRGFTALLLSTAYRYLDKGDIARNFLHQAYRTILEPNYSELIAQAWTAQRKHPPNFLIIGVWKCGTTSLYHYLSQHPQILPAVAKELHYFTGETHWQQGENLTYLDYFPPIEHPSYQTGEATPGYIIQPHLAKSLRHWFPDLKIIILLRNPVKRTISDFYQRQATSNPTFAQTLDGVTHIDLAKVDAMADQLYADLKTGTSWLQCLLKQQAIIQTDISLNLARNLAFSQYIRYLPQWFEQFPREQILVLRSEDLFQNPPATLQQIYTFLGLEHHPLPEYRNLNPRNYNAISPELHQQLTEYFRPYNEQIEDYLGQKFNYQSNSESELQVGWGQVESQPAGNYHGREFR from the coding sequence ATGGGTAACATTCACCATAACCGAACATACCGCAACCGGAATTTGGTGGGCGATGCCCACCCTACGCTAGTCCAAGCCGTCCTTAACCACTACCACAAAGCCTTAACCTTTAGCCCCCAACCCGCGAAAATCCAAGAACGCATCGCGGCTCTCCACTGGACATTCTGGGACATCCCCCAGGCGATGGAACATTACCTCCAAGCCCAGATGCTCAATCCCCAGGCACAATGGCATCACTGGCGCTTATACTTTGGCCTTCAACTCCTTGCAGGTCTGGAATCCCCTAGACTCCTGGAATTCTGCCAGCGCATCATCGATATCGTCGAGCCAAACACCCATCACTCTGCCAATCGGGGGTTTACCGCCTTACTCCTCTCCACCGCCTATCGTTACTTAGACAAGGGCGATATTGCCCGAAATTTCCTCCATCAGGCTTACCGCACCATCCTAGAGCCAAACTATTCCGAACTGATTGCCCAGGCTTGGACAGCGCAACGAAAACACCCGCCCAACTTTCTCATCATTGGCGTTTGGAAATGCGGCACAACTTCCCTTTATCACTACCTGAGTCAACATCCCCAAATCCTGCCAGCCGTTGCCAAAGAACTGCACTATTTCACGGGTGAAACCCATTGGCAACAAGGGGAAAACCTCACTTATCTCGATTATTTTCCACCCATTGAACATCCCAGTTATCAAACCGGAGAAGCTACCCCCGGATACATCATTCAACCCCACCTCGCCAAATCTCTGCGCCACTGGTTTCCAGACCTTAAAATCATCATCCTGCTGCGAAATCCAGTCAAACGCACCATCTCAGACTTTTATCAACGCCAAGCAACCAGTAACCCCACGTTTGCCCAAACCCTTGACGGCGTAACCCACATTGACTTAGCCAAAGTTGATGCCATGGCCGACCAACTTTATGCCGATCTAAAAACAGGAACTAGCTGGCTGCAATGCTTACTCAAACAACAGGCCATTATTCAAACTGACATCAGTTTAAACCTAGCTCGTAACCTTGCCTTTAGCCAGTATATCCGCTATCTCCCCCAGTGGTTCGAGCAGTTTCCCAGAGAACAGATTCTCGTCCTTCGCAGCGAAGACCTATTTCAGAATCCCCCCGCCACCCTGCAACAGATTTACACCTTTTTAGGTCTGGAACATCACCCCTTACCCGAATATCGCAATCTTAATCCGCGAAACTATAACGCCATTAGCCCAGAGTTACATCAACAGCTTACGGAATATTTCCGCCCGTATAACGAACAAATCGAAGATTATCTCGGACAAAAATTCAACTACCAATCCAATTCTGAAAGCGAGCTTCAAGTTGGGTGGGGTCAAGTCGAGAGCCAACCCGCCGGAAATTATCATGGGAGGGAATTCCGTTAG
- a CDS encoding IS607 family transposase codes for MKLSDYAKKAGVSYQTAWRWWQKGPSNGLSTSGTIIITEEGKKKTERMACIYARVSSAENKDHLERQAERLKDYAIARGYQIYKVVKEIGSGLNDNRPKLAKVLTNSHYDILIVEHKDRLARFGTNYLEIRLKERGKTVEIVNHSEDRQDELMEDLIAIITSFCSRLYG; via the coding sequence ATGAAACTCTCAGACTATGCCAAAAAAGCCGGGGTGAGTTATCAAACGGCGTGGAGATGGTGGCAAAAAGGTCCATCTAACGGGCTATCAACTTCGGGAACAATTATCATTACCGAAGAAGGGAAGAAGAAAACCGAGAGAATGGCCTGTATTTATGCCAGAGTCTCTAGTGCAGAAAATAAAGATCACCTTGAGCGACAAGCGGAACGGTTAAAAGATTATGCTATTGCCAGAGGCTATCAAATTTATAAAGTCGTCAAAGAAATTGGCAGTGGTTTAAATGATAATCGTCCAAAATTGGCTAAGGTTTTAACCAATTCCCATTACGATATATTGATAGTGGAGCATAAAGACCGTTTGGCGAGGTTTGGGACAAATTACCTTGAGATCCGGTTAAAAGAGAGGGGAAAAACCGTTGAGATTGTCAATCATAGCGAGGATCGACAAGATGAATTGATGGAAGATTTAATTGCTATCATTACTTCATTCTGTTCTCGTCTTTATGGATGA
- a CDS encoding transposase, translating into MKTLETENRKNYCRIKGTLVKLVERHIIKKGHRFWDEIDELSWHSKNLYNAANYLIRQNFIYGHGYLNYNRMDKLMQKTEQYRALPAKVSQQVLRGLDKNWQSFFAANQAYKVNKEKFLVNPKIPKYKNTQKGRQLLVYVKQALSKVALKKGKIKCSKTQIWRLL; encoded by the coding sequence ATGAAGACGCTCGAAACGGAAAACCGAAAAAATTATTGCCGAATTAAAGGAACGCTAGTGAAATTAGTCGAAAGACATATAATCAAAAAAGGTCATAGGTTTTGGGATGAGATAGATGAGTTATCATGGCATTCCAAAAATCTCTACAATGCGGCTAATTATCTAATCCGTCAAAACTTTATTTATGGTCATGGTTACTTGAACTATAACCGGATGGATAAATTAATGCAGAAGACGGAGCAATATCGCGCTTTACCAGCTAAAGTCTCTCAACAGGTGTTACGAGGATTAGACAAAAACTGGCAATCCTTTTTTGCCGCCAATCAAGCCTACAAAGTCAACAAGGAGAAGTTTTTAGTCAACCCGAAAATCCCCAAATATAAAAACACTCAGAAAGGTCGTCAATTATTGGTGTACGTGAAACAGGCTCTAAGTAAAGTAGCTTTAAAAAAAGGTAAAATCAAATGCTCAAAAACCCAAATTTGGAGACTTCTGTAG
- a CDS encoding RNA-guided endonuclease InsQ/TnpB family protein, with amino-acid sequence MLKNPNLETSVAEKVVEVRIVPRCDCYIIEVIYEEVEPTLKSNEWVASVDLGVDVLMAVTSNQPDFVPLLINGRPLKSLNQFYNKRKAFLQSQLKGNRPTSKRIQRLTRCRNQKVENYLHRASRYLVNLLVNRNITTLVIGKNEGWKQNAKMGKVNNQKFVGIPFNRLIEMLTYKCQLLGIKVAITEESYTSQSNFFNLDPLPVYGETVKVPKFTGKRIKRGLYRTDTGFLCQADILGSYNILRKAFPNAFMGYGIERCVVHDYEN; translated from the coding sequence ATGCTCAAAAACCCAAATTTGGAGACTTCTGTAGCCGAAAAAGTAGTGGAGGTGAGAATCGTTCCTCGATGCGATTGTTATATCATTGAGGTCATTTATGAAGAAGTAGAACCAACATTAAAATCCAATGAATGGGTCGCTAGTGTAGATTTAGGTGTAGATGTTTTAATGGCTGTAACTTCTAATCAACCGGACTTTGTTCCTCTGTTGATAAATGGCAGACCCTTAAAAAGCCTGAATCAATTCTACAATAAACGAAAAGCCTTTCTCCAATCCCAATTAAAAGGAAATCGACCCACCTCTAAGAGAATCCAGCGTCTGACTCGATGCCGAAATCAAAAAGTGGAGAACTATCTCCATCGAGCCAGCCGTTATCTGGTCAATCTACTCGTTAACCGAAATATCACCACCTTAGTGATTGGCAAAAATGAAGGTTGGAAACAAAATGCCAAGATGGGGAAAGTGAACAACCAAAAATTTGTGGGGATTCCTTTCAACCGTCTGATTGAAATGTTGACTTATAAATGTCAATTACTAGGTATTAAAGTGGCGATAACTGAAGAGAGTTATACGAGTCAGTCGAACTTTTTCAACTTAGATCCGCTTCCGGTTTATGGAGAAACGGTAAAAGTTCCTAAGTTTACGGGAAAAAGAATTAAAAGAGGTCTTTACCGGACTGATACAGGATTCTTGTGTCAAGCGGATATCTTAGGCTCCTATAATATCTTAAGAAAAGCATTCCCAAATGCCTTTATGGGCTATGGGATAGAGAGGTGCGTAGTTCACGATTATGAGAATTAA
- a CDS encoding polysaccharide biosynthesis protein, whose product MIQHRPIQSLASFIQRTAISLSRRQKQTILLTLDVFLFLVAIWAAFGLRFSTPLPLAETVRYLWLLPLLLLLKPLVFLGTGMYRPVLRYAGFEFLLTASKAVICSSGAFIILAYFLPPLQLPRSVLINDALLTLLLVVSTRLSIRWFVTTVIALSRQNSQQERVIVYGAGAAGSQLVQTLAQHPTYKPVAFIDDDRSLQKQIIHGLTVYTPSDLPKLISQYSIDSLLLAMPSVGWVKKRQILNRLQSLMIPVKTVPCIGDIISGKVSISEIRNIDIADLLGREEVVADPQLLEHNIKGKTVLVTGAGGSIGSELCRQIARQQPKCLILYEIGEFALYTIDLELKEAFPTLKTVGCLGSVTDELRLQSVLLQYGVDTIYHAAAYKHVPLVESNPAPGILNNVLGTLTAAKSAIEAGVGDFVLISTDKAVRPTSVMGASKRVAELIIQALASRPSTPTSFSIVRFGNVLDSSGSVVPRFRQQIAEGKALTVTNSDMTRYFMSIPEAARLVIQAGAMGQGGEIFLLDMGEPVRIYDLAVQMIELSGLVPGKDIEIKITGLRPGEKLHEELLVDSAKAKPTRHPKIFCAQEPKIHWEFLQPRLEALIEKAHAHDEAGIREELRRLIPEYQPTNVQLTRSSRLAAVSNS is encoded by the coding sequence ATGATCCAACACCGACCCATTCAATCCCTCGCCTCCTTCATCCAGAGGACTGCCATCTCCCTCTCTAGACGGCAGAAACAAACCATTCTCCTGACCCTGGATGTTTTTTTATTCCTAGTAGCCATTTGGGCGGCATTTGGGTTGCGTTTCAGCACCCCGCTTCCCCTTGCCGAAACCGTGCGCTATCTGTGGCTGCTCCCCTTACTCTTGCTCCTCAAACCCTTAGTCTTCTTAGGCACCGGAATGTATCGTCCGGTGTTGCGCTATGCAGGCTTTGAGTTTCTGCTGACCGCCAGCAAAGCCGTAATCTGTAGCTCCGGCGCTTTCATCATTCTGGCTTACTTTTTGCCGCCGTTGCAACTGCCGCGATCCGTATTAATCAACGATGCCCTTCTGACTCTCTTATTGGTCGTCAGCACCCGCTTGAGCATTCGCTGGTTTGTCACCACGGTCATCGCCCTTTCCCGCCAAAATAGCCAGCAAGAACGGGTCATCGTCTATGGGGCGGGCGCTGCGGGATCCCAACTGGTTCAAACCTTAGCGCAGCATCCCACCTACAAACCCGTTGCCTTCATCGATGACGATCGCTCCCTCCAAAAACAAATCATTCACGGACTGACCGTTTACACCCCCTCCGACCTGCCCAAACTGATTTCCCAATATTCTATAGACAGTCTCTTGCTAGCAATGCCTTCCGTCGGGTGGGTCAAAAAGCGGCAAATTCTCAATCGCTTGCAATCCTTGATGATTCCCGTGAAAACAGTTCCCTGTATTGGCGATATCATCTCCGGGAAAGTCTCGATTAGCGAAATTCGCAATATCGATATTGCCGACCTTCTCGGGCGCGAAGAAGTGGTCGCCGATCCCCAACTCTTGGAACACAATATTAAAGGAAAAACCGTTTTAGTCACCGGGGCTGGCGGTTCCATTGGCTCCGAACTGTGCCGTCAAATTGCCCGACAGCAGCCCAAATGCCTGATTCTCTACGAAATTGGCGAGTTTGCCCTTTACACCATCGATCTCGAACTCAAAGAAGCCTTTCCCACCCTGAAAACAGTTGGCTGCTTGGGTTCGGTCACCGACGAGTTACGCCTCCAATCCGTGCTGTTGCAATATGGGGTCGATACCATTTATCATGCTGCCGCTTACAAGCACGTCCCCCTCGTAGAATCCAACCCGGCGCCGGGGATTCTCAATAACGTCTTAGGCACCTTAACCGCCGCCAAAAGCGCCATTGAAGCCGGAGTCGGCGATTTCGTTTTAATTTCCACCGATAAAGCAGTTCGTCCGACCAGCGTGATGGGCGCCAGCAAGCGCGTCGCCGAACTAATTATCCAAGCCCTCGCCAGTCGCCCCAGCACCCCCACTTCCTTTTCAATCGTTCGCTTTGGTAACGTTCTCGATAGTAGTGGGTCGGTGGTGCCGCGTTTCCGCCAACAAATTGCCGAAGGGAAAGCGCTGACCGTGACCAATTCGGACATGACGCGCTATTTTATGTCGATCCCCGAAGCCGCACGCTTGGTCATTCAAGCGGGGGCAATGGGTCAAGGCGGCGAAATCTTTTTGCTCGATATGGGCGAACCCGTCCGCATTTACGATCTGGCCGTACAGATGATTGAATTGAGCGGTCTGGTACCGGGTAAAGATATTGAAATTAAGATTACTGGATTGAGACCCGGGGAAAAATTACACGAAGAACTACTCGTGGATAGTGCCAAAGCCAAACCCACTCGCCATCCGAAAATTTTTTGCGCCCAAGAACCCAAAATTCATTGGGAATTCTTGCAACCCCGTTTGGAAGCGCTCATCGAGAAAGCCCACGCCCATGACGAAGCGGGGATTCGCGAAGAATTACGCCGCTTGATTCCGGAATATCAGCCGACGAACGTGCAGCTAACCAGGTCGTCTCGTTTGGCCGCCGTGTCAAATTCCTAG